In Propionimicrobium sp. PCR01-08-3, one DNA window encodes the following:
- a CDS encoding DUF881 domain-containing protein translates to MTGRSHEQQPGARTPARMAADGEEADLSGARADPAAGAGPSATDAGASVEGASASSGTGDKKHRARGGAMKLAVGLLAGLLVGATAITSQGDDLRPDRTSDLAELVVQAEQRNTELASRASELREQNEELSAAQGAPQPTLDPEHPAVNEMAGLAPVAGPAVRVTLTDAPADFTPVGVDGDLLVVHEQDIQDVVNALFAGGAEAMTIQGQRVISTTAVKCVGNTVVLHGVPYAPPYVITAIGDQEALEAGLDADEHVQIYREYAQAYQLGYQQQRMDDVTMPAYEGALPRVAVAER, encoded by the coding sequence ATGACAGGCCGCAGCCATGAACAGCAGCCGGGAGCCCGCACCCCGGCGCGGATGGCTGCCGACGGCGAGGAGGCCGACCTTTCCGGTGCCCGAGCCGATCCTGCGGCTGGAGCGGGTCCGTCGGCGACCGATGCAGGTGCGTCGGTTGAGGGGGCGAGCGCTTCATCCGGAACCGGAGATAAGAAGCATCGTGCTCGCGGCGGAGCGATGAAGCTGGCGGTCGGATTGCTCGCCGGGCTGCTCGTCGGGGCCACCGCCATCACGTCGCAGGGAGACGACCTGCGTCCCGATCGGACGAGTGACCTGGCCGAACTGGTGGTTCAGGCAGAACAACGCAACACCGAGCTGGCCAGCCGAGCGTCCGAGCTGCGAGAGCAGAATGAAGAACTCAGCGCGGCCCAGGGTGCTCCGCAGCCAACCCTTGACCCGGAGCATCCGGCCGTCAATGAGATGGCCGGTCTGGCGCCGGTGGCCGGTCCCGCAGTGCGGGTGACGCTGACCGATGCTCCGGCCGATTTCACGCCGGTCGGTGTCGATGGCGACCTGCTGGTCGTACACGAGCAGGACATTCAAGATGTGGTGAATGCCTTGTTCGCGGGAGGGGCCGAGGCGATGACGATCCAGGGCCAACGAGTGATCTCGACGACGGCCGTCAAATGCGTCGGCAACACCGTGGTGCTGCACGGTGTGCCGTATGCGCCGCCCTATGTCATCACCGCGATCGGCGATCAAGAGGCGTTGGAGGCCGGGCTCGACGCCGACGAGCATGTGCAGATCTATCGGGAGTACGCCCAGGCTTATCAGCTCGGCTACCAGCAGCAGCGCATGGACGATGTGACGATGCCCGCCTACGAGGGTGCCCTGCCCCGGGTCGCGGTTGCCGAGCGGTAA
- a CDS encoding aminodeoxychorismate/anthranilate synthase component II: protein MARILVIDNYDSFVFNVVNYLAHIGAEVDVWRNDDARFENPDWADDYDGILLSPGPGTPEQAGVCIRVVRELGGKVPIFGICLGLQSIGVAEGAVVGRAPELLHGKTSQITHDGRGVFAGLPNPLTATRYHSLAIDPATLPDSLEVSARTDSGVIMAVRHRELPIEAVQFHPESVLTTGGYQMLANWLAACGDADAPARATGLSPLMSAS from the coding sequence ATGGCACGCATTCTCGTCATCGACAATTACGACTCGTTCGTCTTCAACGTGGTCAACTACCTGGCCCATATCGGTGCCGAGGTCGATGTCTGGCGCAACGACGATGCGCGCTTCGAGAACCCCGATTGGGCCGACGATTACGACGGGATTCTGCTTTCGCCCGGGCCCGGCACCCCCGAACAGGCCGGGGTCTGCATCCGCGTGGTGCGCGAGCTGGGCGGCAAGGTGCCGATCTTCGGCATCTGCCTCGGGCTGCAGTCGATCGGTGTGGCCGAAGGAGCAGTGGTCGGACGAGCCCCCGAGCTGCTGCACGGCAAGACCTCGCAGATCACCCATGATGGACGCGGGGTCTTCGCAGGTCTGCCGAATCCGCTGACCGCCACCCGCTACCACTCCCTGGCTATCGATCCCGCCACCTTGCCCGACAGCCTGGAGGTGAGCGCCCGCACCGACTCTGGTGTGATCATGGCGGTGCGACACCGCGAACTGCCGATCGAGGCCGTGCAGTTCCATCCAGAATCGGTGCTCACCACCGGCGGCTACCAGATGCTCGCCAACTGGCTGGCGGCCTGCGGAGATGCAGACGCTCCCGCCCGCGCCACGGGGCTATCGCCACTGATGAGCGCCAGTTAG